The genomic region GGTTGCACCCGCCGCGAGGAAACCGAGCAGGCTCGTCATGCCGAACGTGCCGCAGAACGGCAGCATCGCCAGCAGCGAATGACGGTGGGGATCGAGCTGGAGCGCGTGGGCGACGGAGGCGGCGTGCGTCGCCAGCGTCGCTTGCGAATGCGCGACCAGCTTCGGCCCCTTGGTGGTGCCCGACGTGGTGTAGAGCAGCACGGGCAGGTCGACATCATCCTGGGGCAGCGGAGCCGGCGGGTAGGGCGTCTCGAACGCATCGAACCGCACGCAGGGCCAGTACGCCGCGATCGCGTCCGCGCCGACCACGGCCAGCCGTTGCAGCGCGGGCACCTCGGCCTCGGCGACATCGGCGAGGATGGCGGCAAAGTCGATCGCGCGGAATGCCGCCTCGACCACCAAGAGCCTCGCGCCTGATAGCTTGAGCAGGTGCGCGACTTCCGCGCTGCGATAGCGCGTATTGACGGCGGCGACGACCGCGCCGAGCCGTGCGGCGGCGAACAGCAGTGCGAGCCATTCGACCCGGTTGACCAGCCAGACCGCGACGACGTCACCCTTGCCGATGCCTTGCGCGGCAAGCCAGGCGGCGGTCTGGTCGATCTTCGCCGAAAATTCCGCGCGAGAGACGGGCATGCCGTCGAAGACCAAAGCAGAATCGGCCGCGGTCTTAAGCTGGAGCAGCGATTGCAGCGAAACGTCGTTGGAGCTCATGGCCATCGGACTAACCCGATCGCGCCAACCTGTCTACTTGGTGCCGAACATCCGGTCACCGGCATCGCCCAGGCCGGGCACGATGTAGCCGTGGTCGTTGAGCCGCTCGTCGATCGCGGCGGTCCAGATCGGCACGTCGGGATGCTCGCTCTGGAACTGGGCGATGCCCTCGGGCGCGGCCAGCAGGCAGACGAAGCGGATGTCGCGGGCGCCGCGCGCCTTGAGCAGGGACGCGCCGGCGCAGGCCGAGTTGCCGGTCGCCAGCATCGGATCCATCAGGATCACGGTGCGGTCGGACAGGTCCTGCGGTGCTTTGAAGTAATATTCCACGGCCTGCAACGTCTCGGGGTCGCGGTAGAGCCCGATATGGGCGATGCGTGCCGAGGGCATCAGCGCCAGCATGCCGTCGAGGAAGCCGACGCCAGCGCGCAGGATCGGCGCCAGCGTGAGCTTCTTGCCGGCGATCTTCGGCGCCTGCATGGCCGCAATCGGCGTCTCGATCTCGACCAGCTCCAGCGGCAGGTCGCGCGTCACCTCGTAGCCGAGCAGCATCCCGATCTCGTTCAGGATCTCGCGAAAGCTCTTGGTCGAGCGGTCCCTCTCCCGCATCAGGGAGAGCTTGTGCTGGACCAGGGGGTGGGCGACGACGTTGACGTTGCTGGTGCTCATGAAACCGCTCTACACGGTTCCGTGAAACTGCGCCAGATCGGCCAGGTACTTTTAGGCAACGCCTTTTCCGCGGGATAGCCGGCCTCAACCGGGCGGCTGATCGAGGCGGAGGTGAGGAGCTAGACCCCGAGGCCGCGCGCCAGCAGCGTGATCACGAGCGTCAGGATGCTGCCCCAGATCAGGCTCAGCGTCACCGTCAGAATGGTCACAGTGACGGCCTGCTCCAGATTTCCCTTGAAGGGCTGCATCCTAGCCTTCCGAGGCCGGGTTCGCGGTGACGCGCATGCCGAGCAGCAAGGCGCCCATCAATGCGACCAGGATGACGATCTTGAGCTCGACCATTTCGTTACCTCGCAAAGCCTGCCAGGCGCCGCTTCACCCCGTCCAGCCATCGCGCCGCCAGCGCGACCAGCGCATTGCCCTGGTTCGCGACGTCGAGTTCGAAGGTCTCGGACGGAAACACCAGCGCGCAACGTGCCGGTGCGCTCTGCCGGTTGGCGAAATCGATCGCCGAGCTCCTGAACAGGAAGAGACCTCCGGCGCGCCCCTTCGCTTCGCGAGCGACCCAGAGCCCGGCCCGGTTACGCCCGATGAAGAAAGCGGGAATGGCGGCACTGACGACATCAGGATCGAGTGGATTGAGTGCTGTGGTCGCGCCGATGTCAGGCGCGGTCGTTCGCGATTCCGGCAGGCGGTGCACGGCTTGAAAGGCGATCGCGGCCATGGCGGCCTCCTCACACATGTCATGACGTCTGCAATGCCGGTCAGGAGGGGAGATGCCAGATATGGATGGCGGCTCTCAGCGCGATCAGCGCGGTGAGCACGCTGCCCATCGAGAGCAGGCCAAGCGCTTGGAACGCGATGCGCTTGAGCTGGGCCTTGCGCGATTCGGAGATGCGCGCCGTGCGTTCGGCTCCGAAGGGCCGGTCAAAGTCATCTGTCAGAATCGACATTGTGGAAGCCCTCGTCCTTGGCGCGGCGAGACGGCCGCTCCGATCTGCCCGTTATGATGTCGATCGTTGCGTAGGATTGCGAGATGAGCGCCGGCGTGCCCGCATAGGAATGTCATAAAGACGCCGGCCCTCGCGCCGGAAGCCCTCTGAAGAGATCCGGGTTCCGCTTCGGTCGGGAGACCTGAGACGGCGCGGGATCCGAATGCGTGATGCCGACCGCCGCGGCAAAGGCGAGGCGCAGCCGCGGCTCTTCGATCTGCTTGCAGAAGCGGTCCAGGATGTCTGCAGTATTCTGTAGCTGCCCGCCGATGGCCGCGCAAAGCTGCGAACTGGTTCGCCGGAAGAAGTGGAACGTCTCGTCGGCGGCATGCCGCCCATTGAGGCGGTCGAGCTCGGCCGCAAGCGCCGCAACGTTGAGCCTGTCGGACTCATCCCGCGTCACGGCAAAGCGCAGCAGCGCCAGCTTCCAGGCGTAAAGCAGCCTGTGAGATCCATCGAGCGGGTCGGGCATGCGTTGTCCGGACGGCCTCGGTACGTCAGGCTCCGACGCTGTCGATCAATTCCTCATCGGCGATCGCAGCGAATGCGCGCACCACGCCTCTCTGCGCGGCTGCGTCCAGCGGCACGATCGGAAGCCGGGTGGCGGCCGACATCACGCCCAGGACGCTGAGTGCATACTTGAGCGCAGCCGGACTTTCCCCGGACAGGCAGGCGATCAGCGGGATCAGGCGCTTGTGCAGATAACGGGCGGATTGCAGCCGGCCCTGTCTGACGTGCGAGAAGATCGTGCGGCAGAGATCCGGAGCGATGTTGGCGACCTCCGAGATCGCGCCGTCGCCGCCGCTCGCGATGAAACCGAACGCGGTGGCGTCGTCGCCGGAGAGAAAGCGAAAACTAGCCGGCAAGTTGCGGGACAGCCGCATCGGACGGGTCATGTCACCACTCCCGTCGCGCAGGCCGACGATCTGGCGGGACTCGATCAGGTGCAGAAGCGTCTCGTCGGCGAGCGGGCGCAGCGTGCGGGATGGACTATCGTGCAGGATCACGGGCAGTCCGATCGCACCGGCGATGGCGCGGAAATGCGCGAGCATGCCCTCCTGCATCGGCTTGTTGTAGGCGGGCACGACCGACATGACGGCATCGGCGCCGGCGGCTTCCGCGCGCCGCGCCAGCTCGATGGCGCGGCTGGTTGCGTTGCAGACCACGCCTGCGATGATTCGCACGCGTCCCCGGGCGACGTCGACCGCGGTGCGGATGACGAGCTCCTGCTCGGCCGGCGAGAGCGTCGATGCCTCGCCGGCCGTCTCGCAGACCACGATGGCGGGAGCGCTGGCCGCGACCTGTCGCTCGCACAGCACCGCGAACGCCTTGAGATCGATCGCATCTGCTGCGTCGAACGGGGTCGGCAGGTCGGGAATGAATCCGGTGAACCAGGCAGCGGGAGGGACAAGCATGGTTTTCGCCTGTTGGCGCCGGTTCAGGCGGCGCGCTGCGCGACGATGGTGCTGGGGCTCTTGCCCATGTCGAGCTCGATCTCGCGCGGCAGCTCGACGATGGTTTCCGCATGCTGCCCGTTCTCGAACAGCGCATATTTGATGGCCTGGGCGCGGCTGACGAACAGGCCGCCATAGAGGCCGTTCTGCTCCTGCGCGACCCATTGTCCTTGGCGGTTGCGGCCGATGAACACGATGGCTGAAGGGGAGCTGCACGAGGGAGGTTCGACGAGTTTCACGGGTTTATTCCTTCCGAACGATGCCGGCCTCGGAGCACGTCCTTGCCGGCGTGCTCAATATCCTCAGTCGCGAATATGATTTCGAGGGCGAGCGCGGGGCGATCTCATAGGAAGATCATAAAGCCGGAAAGCTCAGGCCACGCCGCTGGCGATGTGGACCAGCGCGAACAGCGCGCCGAAGGCGACAGCTTCGTCCCAATGATTGAGTGCTGCGCCGAACGGAGGTTCGCGCCTGAGAAGGCCGGCGAGCGCGCACAAGACGACCGACATCCAGAGCAGGACAGCGAGGCTGCGGCCGAAACCGACGCTGCCGAATGCGGCAAAGCCTGTGAGCAAGGCGAGACGCACGGCGAAGCGCGCCATCACGCGCGACGGGCTCAGCGTGCGCGGCATGTCCGGAGCTTGCGACATCGTCCGCCGGGCGGGCCTAGCCGAAATGGTCGCAGGCGACCGGCTCGTAAAGCGGATCCAGCATCGGACGGACGGACGGAACGCTCGGCCGCGATATTTCGGCCGTCAGCGCCCGCACCTCGAGGAATGCCGACATCAGGGCGAGCGCAAGGTCGGCATGGCGCGCCTCGACCGCGGCGTCCAGCCAGTCCGGCAGCTCGCGCTCACGCGACAGCGCGCAATGCCACTCACCGTCATCGTAAGCGATGCGGCGGACCTGCCACATCGGCAGCTCCAGCTCGATCAGAACCAGCGCAGCATCGGCCCAGGCCCCGACATCGACCAGGCGCGCGAGGCGCGCGGTGCGCTCGCTGTTTCCGAGCGAGGGGATGCGCCGGCAGGCGTGTCCGACGATGTCGAGCATCAGCGGCCGCGTCATCGCATGTGCCTTGCGCAGCCGCTCGGCGAGCGAGGGGAGATCGAGCGGGTGGAGAGCGGCGGTCATGTCAGGCCACCTGGAATTGGCGTCGGTCAGTCGGCCGGCCTCGCCAAGATGGCGGGAAGCGCATTTGAAAACGAGATGGGGATCGGGCGAGCGATATAGGGATTCCATAAGTGGACGGGCAGTGGCCGCCCGCCAGGACGGGGCCGGTCTTTATGAGATTCCTATAACGTCGTCATAGGCCTCATCTCGAAAACCTATGGCCGCGGTGGCACCTCACACGCGTGAAATCCCGACCGGGCCTCGCGGCACGTTGACCAGTTGATTTACCGCAAGGGTGCCCGCCGAAATCTACGGAACAGTTGCGTCGCGAGTAGACGCAACGAGGAGCATCCCCATGATGGACATTCTGATGCTGGCGCTGGGCTTCGCTCTATTCGCCCTTGCGATCGGCTACACCTATGCCTGCGAACGGCTGTGAGGGGGCGGACCATGATCTTCGATTATGCCCTCGCCGGCGTCGTCTCGTTGGGCCTCCTGGTCTACCTCACCTACGCACTGCTGCGGCCCGAACGGTTCTGACCCATGCTGCTGCTTATCGAATTGCTGCTGGCGGACGCCATGCTCGTCGCCGGCCTGCTTGCGCTGCTCCTGCCGCTATTGCGCCGGACACAATGCCTGAAGGGTTGATGCCATGACTGTGATCGGTTGGTTCCAGATCATTCTCTACTGCGCGATCGTGGTCGCGCTGACCAAGCCGCTCGGCTGGTACATGACGCGCGTGTTCAACGGCGAGCGCACCTTGCTGTCGCCTGTCCTGCGCCCGATCGAGGCCGGTATCTATTGGATTTCCGGCGTCGACGAGAAGCGCGAGCAGCACTGGCTGACCTACACGGTCGCCATGCTGCTGTTCCATGTCGGCGGCTTCCTCATCATCTACGGCCTGATGCGGCTGCAGGCCGTGCTGCCGTTCAATCCGGCCGGCCAGTCCGCGGTCGCCGAGGATCTGTCCTTCAACACCGCGATCTCCTTCATCACCAACACCAACTGGCAGAACTACGGCGGCGAGAGCACGCTGTCCTATCTGACTCAGATGGTCGGCCTGACGCACCAGAATTTCCTGTCGGCGGCCACCGGCATCGTGCTCGCCGTTGCCCTGATCCGCGGCTTTGCCCGCGCGTCCATGCGCACGATCGGCAACTTCTGGGTCGACGTGACCCGTTGCACGCTCTACATCCTGCTGCCGATCTGCGTCGTTTTCACGCTGTTCCTGGTCTGGCAGGGCATCCCGCAAACGCTCGGAGACTATGTCGAAGCGACCACGCTCGAGGGCGCCAAGCAGACCATCGCGGTCGGCCCGGTGGCCTCGCAGGTCGCGATCAAGATGCTCGGGACCAATGGCGGCGGCTTCTTCAATGCCAATGCCGCGCATCCGTTCGAGAATCCGACCGCACTGTCGAATTTCGTGCAGATGCTGTCGATCTTCGTGCTCGGCGCGGCGCTGACCAACGTGTTCGGTCGCATGGTCGGCAACCAGCGCCAGGGCTGGGCGATTCTCGCGGTGATGGGCGTGCTGTTCGTCGCCGGCGTCGCCGTCGCCTATTGGGCGGAAGCTCAGGGCGCCTCGACGCTGCACGCGCTGGGACTGACCGGCGGCAACATGGAGGGCAAGGAAGTCCGCTTCGGCATCGCCGCGTCCTCGCTGTTCGCCGTGATCACCACCGCCGCCTCGTGCGGCGCGGTCAACGCCATGCACGACAGCTTCACCGCGCTCGGCGGCATGATCCCGCTGATCAACATGGAGCTAGGTGAGATCATCGTCGGCGGCGTCGGCGCCGGCATGTACGGCATGCTGCTGTTCGTCGTGCTCGCGATCTTCGTCGCAGGCCTGATGGTCGGCCGCACGCCGGAATATGTCGGCAAGAAGATCGAGGCGCGCGAAGTCAAGATGGCGATGCTTGCGATCCTGATCCTGCCGCTGATGATCCTGGGCTGGTCGGCCGTCGCGGGCGTGCTGCCCACCGGCGTCGCCTCGATGGCGAATGCGGGCCCGCACGGCTTCTCGGAAGTGCTCTATGCCTACACGTCGCAGACCGCCAACAATGGCTCCGCCTTCGCCGGCCTGACCGGGAACACCCTGTTCTACAACCTAACGGGCGCGTCCGCGATGTTCGTCGGCCGCTTCCTGATGATCGTGCCGGCGATGGCGATCGCAGGATCGCTCGCGGAGAAGAAATCGATCCCCCCGTCGATGGGGACCTTTCCGACCACGGGCGGCCTGTTCGTCGGCCTCGTCGTCGG from Bradyrhizobium sp. CB1015 harbors:
- the upp gene encoding uracil phosphoribosyltransferase codes for the protein MSTSNVNVVAHPLVQHKLSLMRERDRSTKSFREILNEIGMLLGYEVTRDLPLELVEIETPIAAMQAPKIAGKKLTLAPILRAGVGFLDGMLALMPSARIAHIGLYRDPETLQAVEYYFKAPQDLSDRTVILMDPMLATGNSACAGASLLKARGARDIRFVCLLAAPEGIAQFQSEHPDVPIWTAAIDERLNDHGYIVPGLGDAGDRMFGTK
- the dapA gene encoding 4-hydroxy-tetrahydrodipicolinate synthase; translation: MLVPPAAWFTGFIPDLPTPFDAADAIDLKAFAVLCERQVAASAPAIVVCETAGEASTLSPAEQELVIRTAVDVARGRVRIIAGVVCNATSRAIELARRAEAAGADAVMSVVPAYNKPMQEGMLAHFRAIAGAIGLPVILHDSPSRTLRPLADETLLHLIESRQIVGLRDGSGDMTRPMRLSRNLPASFRFLSGDDATAFGFIASGGDGAISEVANIAPDLCRTIFSHVRQGRLQSARYLHKRLIPLIACLSGESPAALKYALSVLGVMSAATRLPIVPLDAAAQRGVVRAFAAIADEELIDSVGA
- a CDS encoding K(+)-transporting ATPase subunit F; the protein is MIFDYALAGVVSLGLLVYLTYALLRPERF
- the kdpA gene encoding potassium-transporting ATPase subunit KdpA, whose protein sequence is MTVIGWFQIILYCAIVVALTKPLGWYMTRVFNGERTLLSPVLRPIEAGIYWISGVDEKREQHWLTYTVAMLLFHVGGFLIIYGLMRLQAVLPFNPAGQSAVAEDLSFNTAISFITNTNWQNYGGESTLSYLTQMVGLTHQNFLSAATGIVLAVALIRGFARASMRTIGNFWVDVTRCTLYILLPICVVFTLFLVWQGIPQTLGDYVEATTLEGAKQTIAVGPVASQVAIKMLGTNGGGFFNANAAHPFENPTALSNFVQMLSIFVLGAALTNVFGRMVGNQRQGWAILAVMGVLFVAGVAVAYWAEAQGASTLHALGLTGGNMEGKEVRFGIAASSLFAVITTAASCGAVNAMHDSFTALGGMIPLINMELGEIIVGGVGAGMYGMLLFVVLAIFVAGLMVGRTPEYVGKKIEAREVKMAMLAILILPLMILGWSAVAGVLPTGVASMANAGPHGFSEVLYAYTSQTANNGSAFAGLTGNTLFYNLTGASAMFVGRFLMIVPAMAIAGSLAEKKSIPPSMGTFPTTGGLFVGLVVGVILIIGGLTFFPALALGPVVEHLAMNAGNVF